Genomic segment of Pseudoliparis swirei isolate HS2019 ecotype Mariana Trench unplaced genomic scaffold, NWPU_hadal_v1 hadal_30, whole genome shotgun sequence:
ccctaatatagatatatgtctTATatggttcatatatatatatatataaacacacagaaAGTACATATTACATAAATATCtcgaatataatatatacagaaagtatgtatatataaatatatatatgcaggaaGTACATATTACATaattatatgatataatatgtacagaaagtatatatatatttgaatatatatacttatatttatatatatacagaaagtATATTTTACATAAGTATAAACAGAaagtatatgttaatatatatataatatgtacagaaagtatatattaatatgtatatataatatatacagaaagtatatattaatatatatataatatgtacagaaagtatatataatatatacagaaagtatatattaatatctatataatatgtacagaaagtatatattaatatgtatatataatatatacagaaagtatatattaatatctatataatatgtacagaaagtatatattaatatgtatatagtaCACAACGACATGGTTTATGAAAGCAGAACTCAATGAAGAGAAGCAGTAAGTGCAGAGCACGAGGAGCAGCTCCCCGGTGATGGCAGCATGCAGGTCGCGTGTGCGTCACGTCTCCTCGAGCAGCAGGCCGCGGAGCAACGGACGCGAGGAGCGGCGCCTCATGCCCCCATCGCGGCGCCCGGAGGCTGTAAAGCTCTGGAGGTCTCCAGGAGCCTCAGACATGAACCCGCCTCTGTTGGCCCCTCAGGGCGGCGGGCTGGTGATGACGCCCGCCGCCCTGAGGGCCCTTCAGTGTGGAGGGAAATGGCACCATTAAAATAAGCAGGATTCCAGAGTAAGATGTGTGTTtccaggaggtggaggaggacaggaaggagctgAGGGATCAACAGAGATATAAATACTGGGACAAGCTGACTCTCATCACACTGGACCAAGTGACCaacgccgacacacacacacacacacacacacagagacacacagagacacacacacagagacacacacacagagacacacacacacacagagacacacacacagagacacagagacagagacacacacacagagacacacacacacacagacacacacagagacacatacacacacacagagacagagacacacacacagagatacacacacacagacacacacacgcaaccaaCACCGACGCAGCACGTGAGTAACtttcagctcctctctctctctgtgtctctctctctgtctctctctctctctctctgtgtctctctctctgtctctctctctctgtgtctctctctctgtctctctgtctctctctctctctgtctgtctctctctctgtgtctctctgtctctgtctgtctctctctcatcctgttGTTCGTCCTCTTATCTCTCATCAGTTGTTTCTTCCACGCCTTCTGACCTCTTTCCCACTAAGGAGACGTTTCCCTGTTCTCtgactcactgtgtgtgtgtctctgtgtgtgtgtctctgtgtgtgtctctgtgtgtgtctctgtgtgtgtctctgtgtgtgtgtctctgtgtgtgtctctgtgtgtctctgtgtgtctctgtgtgtgtgtgtgtctctgtgtgtgtgtctctgtgtgtctctgtgtgtgtgtgtctctgtgtgtgtgtctctgtgtgtgtctctgtgtgtgtgtgtgtctctgtgtgtgtgtgtctctgtgtgtgtctctgtgtgtctctgtgtgtgtgtgtgtctgtgtgtgtctctgtgtgtctctgtgtgtgtgtgtgtctgtgtgtgtgtgtctctgtgtgtgtctctgtgtgtgtctctgtgtgtgtctctgtgtctgtgtgtgtgtgtgtctctgtgtgtgtgtgtctctgtgtgtgtctctgtgtgtgtgtgtgtctctgtgtgtgtgtctctgtgtgtgtctctgtctgtgtgtgtgtctgtgtctgtgtgtgtgtgtgtctctgtgtgtgtctctgtgtgtgtgtgtgtgtgtgtgtgtctctgtgtgtgtgtgtgtctctgtgtgtgtctctgtgtgtgtgtgtgtgtttgtgtgtgtgtccaggatgTGCAGAGCGCTGGGGGCCTGCTTGGCCGTGGCGtgcacgctgctgctgctggccgaGCTCTCCGAGGGCCACATCACCTTCTTCAGCCCGAAGGAGATGATGCTGATGAAGGCGAGCAACAAACACGtcaacattacatgtcatttagcagacgcttttatccaaagcgacttacaataagtgcatcaacctagagtacaaaccaagaacaacaagaacacaggaagcaacacttcctcaactcagtcgaaccacaaaagcaccacaataagtgccatcccagtgccactgaaatgcaaatctgtgttttaatccagatatagtcggaaaaggtgtgtttttagtctcaggcggaagatgtagagacttcctgctgtcctgatgtcagtggggagctcgttccaccactgaggagcaggacagcaacagtctggatgtagagtgatgagctcgaggtgcaggaggcacaagacggttggctgttgccgagcggagcgaacgtgccggggtgtacggtgtgaccacatcccggatgtagacggggcccgatccggctagagcacggtacgccagaaccagtgttttgaagcggatgcgagcagccaccggtaaccatggagagagcggaggagcggagtggtgtggggggaggagcggaggctgaagaccagctgctgcattctggatgagctgcagaggtcagatggccttagcgggtagaccagccaggagggagttgcagtagtcgaggcgtgaaatgaccagagcctggaccagaacctggaccagagcctggaccagaacctgtgccgccttctgagtaagaagaggccgtattctcctgatgttgtgcagcatgtacctacaggaacgcgtcgtcacagtgatgttggccgtcaggttgactgtctagtgtcaccccgaggttcctggcagtcagggtaggggccaacacggagctggtgaaggtggtagtcaggtcatgggtgggggagcctttccctgaaggaatagtagctcggtcttgtcagggttgatcttcaggtggtgagcagacatccactgagagatgtcggtcagacaggcagagatttgcgccgccacccgtgtttcggccggtggaagcgagaagatcagttgggtgtcatcagcatagctatggtaggagaagccatgcagACAGATGACAGAGCCGAGAAATTTTGTGTAAGAgcagggacccaggacggagccttgaggaaccccatagtgagagaagaggagcaggacccaggacgagccttgaggaaccccatagtgagaggaagaggaggggacccaggacggagccttgaggaaccccatagtgagaggaagaggagggacccaggacggagccttgaggaaccccatagtgagaggaagaggagggacccaggacggagccttgaggaaccccatagtgagaggaagaggagggacccaggacggagccttgaggaaccccatagtgagaggaagaggagggacccaggacggagccttgaggaaccccatagtgagaggaagaggagggacccaggacggagccttgaggaaccccatagtgagaggaagaggagggacccaggacggagccttgaggaaccccatagtgagaggaagaggagggacccaggacggagccttgaggaaccccatagtgagaggaagaggagggacccaggacggagccttgaggaaccccatagtgagaggaagaggagggacccaggacggagccttgaggaaccccatagtgagaggaatagGAGAGGGACCCagggacggagccttgaggaaccccatagtgagaggaagaggagggacccaggacggagccttgaggaaccccatagtgagaggaagaggagggacccaggacggagccttgaggaaccccatagtgagaggaagaggagggacccaggacggagccttgaggaaccccatagtgagaggaagaggagggacccaggacggagccttgaggaaccccatagtgagaggaagaggagggacccaggacggagccttgaggaaccccatagtgagaggaagaggagggacccaggacggagccttgaggaccccatagtgagaggaagaggagggacccaggacggagccttgaggaaccccatagtgagaggaagaggagggacccaggacggagccttgaggaaccccatagtgagaggaagaggagggacccaggcggagccttgaggaccccatagtgagaggaagaggagggacccaggacggagccttgaggaccccatagtgagaggaagaggagggacccagatccttgaggaccccatagtgagaggaagaggagggacccaggacggtgccttgaggaaccccaggtagtgagaggagagaagagggatcaggatctggtggttcctgaggaaatgctgcagaaaggtctaagaggagggacagaggagaggccTTGAGGGACCCAGGTGAGAGGataaggataaggacagagagagaggctgctctagcagagtgaggataaggacagaggagagaggctgctctagcagagtgaaggataaggacagaggagagaggctgctctagcagagtgaaggataaggacagaggacagagaggatgctctagcagagtgaaggataaggacagaggagagagaggatgctctagcagagtgaaggataaggacagaggagagaggatgctctagcagagtgaaggataaggacagaggagagagaggatgctctagcagagtgaaggataaggacagaggagagagaggctgctctagcagagtgaaggacagaggagaaaggctgctctagcagtgtgaagctgctcagcaaggaggccagtctctgtcgagtggccttgtctccagactggtgagggtcaagaaggtcgttactgtggagacaggaggacacttggctcaagatagctcactccagagttttggagagaaaaggaagaagagagaccggtctgtagttgctgactccagacgggtcgaggtggtttcttcaggagagggttgactctcgcctccttcagagggaaacagccagttgagagggagctgttaataagatggtgagaggtcagaaggtcaggagcaacagcctggagaatgggagacgggccggggtcaagggcgcaggtggtcggtcagcggaggtcaccaagctaagaacttgattgggagacaggggggtgaaagaggaaagagagggggatgaagaagttagtgttggtgagttgatagaagatggattagtaaaggaggagcggatgtcgtctatcttgtttgtaaagtagtcgacaaagtggatcggcaaaagggtggaaggaggagggggacaggggggatcaaggaggttggaaaagatagagaagagttttttggggttagagaaggaagactgaattttggtcaggtagaacgagcttttggctgcagagatagaggtagagaatgaggaaaggagagattgatagaagagcaagtcttccgcttgattcatttttcgccatttcctttccaccgctcgcagggtggctctctcggcgcgcaccgagtccgacaaccacggagaggagaggattaaaggacaaagagaatcaagagatgaagacagggaagagaggagagtgtctgtggcagagttaggctgcatgagtgagaaggagccagttgaggggagagcagataggacagaggaggccagggaggaggacagaggaggccagagaggaggacagaggaggccagagaggagggacagaggaggccagagaggagggacagaggaggctagagaggagggacagaggaggccagagaggagggacagaggaggctagagaggagggacagagggtgcaaATGTTGCGCCGTAcagggtgggttgtcagtaccagagagcgagagagtaagagatgaagaagtggtcagagacatggagaggagtcacagtgaggttggaggtagagcagcttctagtggacatgtaGTCAAGGCGGtagccggctttgtgagtgggaggggagggactgagtgagaggtcaaaggaagacaggaagagtcagagatcacatgacttctctgtctggatgttgaagtcacccagaaggatgagcggggggccgtgttccgagaagttcgacaggagggcgtctagctcttccaagaaatctcccaaagaaccagggggtaGAGAACAACcatgtgtagttgaaccggatgagtaaccgtcacagcatggaactcacaagtcagtgggataaagagtggaagcgggtagggagagaaaaccatgtgggtgagaggagtaaacctgtagctccaccccgaccagagggtctggtgtggctgaaggagaaggccgaggagagagcaggtagacgtgttctctggtgtgatccaggtctcagtgagagccaggaagtcaagcgactgctccatggcaaagagatgaaaccggccttgcggttggctgactgacagttccagaggcctcccgtgacaaggtgctgggtgtgagtagaacgggtaggaaggagaacagaggaggggttccggtacaggaatgaacgagtcctataggaactacgagtagagatacgcacaggtatggaaaagacacacatattcactaaATGGTGGAATACACAGGCACCACGAAGACTCCAACGTCTTTGCCCtatgacgctacagctgacgctaAAGACCCGATCCGGTTCTGAGCCCAGgttggtgccaattacctccagccgcgttgacaccgccccttgctcgttggtattcaaatgacactcaattgaaaccaggtgatgagcgctcgtccaatcagtgaagattcaggtgtcagtaatcaggacacacctctctaccaaaacaaatcctaaaacaggacagaccaacaatccagcagctccaaacaacaaatacaacagtaactcagcAGATAAACTAATCTAAAGAAGACACtgagcaggatccaagtagtcagtagtctcgcctcacaggtagaaaatgcaccaTCGCactaagacaacaacaacaacaagatgtgaacacaacacacacaggagtcaACATCGCactaagacaacaacaacaagagggaacacaacacacacaggagtcaACATCGCactaagacaacaacaacaagagggaacacaacacacacaggagtcaACATCGCactaagacaacaacaacaagagggaacacaacacacacaggagtcaACATCGCACTAAGACAACAACAATAAGagggaacacaacacacacaggagtcaACATCGCactaagacaacaacaacaagagggaacacaacacacacaggagtcaACATCGCACTAAGACAACAACAATAAgaggaacacaacacacacaggagtcaACATCGCactaagacaacaacaacaagagggaacacaacacacacaggagtcaACATCGCACTAAGACAACAACAATAAGagggaacacaacacacacaggagtcaACATCGCactaagacaacaacaacaagagggaacacaacacacacaggagtcaACATCGCACTAAGACAACAACAATAAGagggaacacaacacacacagcagtcaACATCGCactaagacaacaacaacaagagggaacacaacacacacaggagtccTTCTTTAAATGCCACCATGTCACCTCCTGAGCTCCTGACGGGTTTTAGATGTGAGGGAAAGAcaaaggtcaagaggtcaagaggtcaagtgCAGGTTGCTCAGGATGAGGCTCAGGAAACCAATAAGTCTATTGATCAGGGATCCATACTCATGACGATACGTCTATTGATCCATACTCATGACATCAGTGTTCATGTTCACAGGAGAGAAAAGACATGGAGCCTCGATCGGAGGACGGACAGTTTgaagaggtcacaggtcaacaGCTTCCTCGActggagaggggaggaaaccctgtgagacacacacacacacacacacacacacacacacacacacacacacacacacacacacacacactctctctctctgtctctcgccaGGGCAGTCTGGCTctgcaacatcagagccagacaacaacctgattttttaaaacactttatttttaaagaaacggtGTAAAGGctaagaaaatgtaaataaagtgtttttcaaaaatcaaaaaatctctgtctctctctctctgtctctctctctctgtctctctctctcactctctctgtctctctcactctctgtctctctctctctctctctctctgtctctctgtgctcCAGGATCAAACCGTGGAGATCGCTGTGCGTCTTTCCCCCAAGCAGCTGGACCACGTGACTCCGGTGCTTGAAGAGATTCTCCATGAGATCGAGCAGGAACTTGAGAAAGGTAAAAATGTTTGAGTGACacgtttatatatttaaaaatatatttagatttgtatatatttattttaaaaaaactatatatatatagttaatatatatacatgttttcatatatataaaatatatatcaactttttttagatataaaatgtatatatatatttagtgaatatatgtatagatcgaaaatacatatttatattttatatatatataaatatatatttatagatatgtctaatatatatttattaaaagataaatgtttttatagatataaaatatatataaacgttgttattatatatataaaatattaatatatatttaatatatgtagatataaaatacatatttatattttttataaatatacatttatttatagataaataaatacatatacatagatataaaaCATGTCTAAAAAGAAGCATCTCTGCAGACACGCTTGTTTCTTGCTGTATTTATTGAGAGGATCAGCAGACGAACAAGTGATCTACGATTCAAACCTCCTGTGACTGTTTTTAAACTCTCTGCAGCCAAATAGCTTGAAGACACCAGGAGACGAACTGCTGGACAAACTGTGAAGCAACGAGGCTCCAATGACTGTGTGTTAAAGAATCAATAAAGCAAGTGATCGGGTCCCATGGCGTGTCTCTGCAGCCGCTGGTGAAGTCACGCTCTGAGGAGATCCTCACTGGCTGCAGACGCTCCTCTGCTGGGGACACCTGGGTCACACATGTGCACTCAAgggcaacaggaagtggaattgGAGCGCTTCCTGTTGCCACGCCTCGTTCTCCCGATAGTGCGCTCAGAGCGTCGACGTCAGCCTCTCGCTGACCTCGAAGTCCTTGACCCCGAGGGCGGCGTCTCGAGCGAGAGGCGAGGGCAGCGCCAGGCTGCAGTCGCTGTCACAGTACTTCCCCGTGACTCCGCCCATCTCCTCCGACACGCAGCAGTAGATCGGGCTGGCTGCCCCCTGCTCTGCAGACTGGGGGGTTACAGACACACGTTACAGACACGCTACAGACACGCTACAGACACGCGCTACagacacacgctacagacacgctacagacacacgctacagacacacgctacagacacACGCTACAAACACACGCTACAGACACGTTACAGATGACACGCTACagacacacgctacagacacACGTTACAGACACG
This window contains:
- the mlnl gene encoding motilin-like; this translates as MCRALGACLAVACTLLLLAELSEGHITFFSPKEMMLMKERKDMEPRSEDGQFEEVTGQQLPRLERGGNPDQTVEIAVRLSPKQLDHVTPVLEEILHEIEQELEKAK